Proteins encoded together in one Anoxybacillus flavithermus window:
- the rpoC gene encoding DNA-directed RNA polymerase subunit beta' encodes MLDVNKFEYMKIGLASPEKIRSWSYGEVKKPETINYRTLKPEKDGLFCERIFGPTKDWECHCGKYKRVRYKGVVCDRCGVEVTRAKVRRERMGHIELAAPVSHIWYFKGIPSRMGLVLDMSPRALEEVIYFASYVVTDPGDTPLEKKQLLSEKEYRAYREKYGNSFQASMGAEAIKKLLQDIDLEKEVETLKEELKTAQGQRRARTIKRLEVLEAFRNSGNDPSWMILDVLPVIPPELRPMVQLDGGRFATSDLNDLYRRVINRNNRLKRLLDLGAPNIIVQNEKRMLQEAVDALIDNGRRGRPVTGPGNRPLKSLSHMLKGKQGRFRQNLLGKRVDYSGRSVIVVGPNLKMYQCGLPKEMALELFKPFVMKELVERGLAHNIKSAKRKIERVHPEVWDVLESVIKEHPVLLNRAPTLHRLGIQAFEPTLVEGRAIRLHPLVCTAYNADFDGDQMAVHVPLSAEAQAEARLLMLAAQNILNPKDGKPVVTPSQDMVLGNYYLTMEREGAIGEGMVFKDTDEALLAYHNGYVHLHTRIAVHAGSLKNETFTEEQNNKLLITTVGKLIFNEILPKSFPYINEPTQENIEERTPDKYFLDKGVNVKEEIRKLELVPPFKKKILGNIIAEVFKRFKITETSKMLDRMKDLGFKYSTKAGITIGVADIVVLPEKQEILEEAQAKVDTVLKQFRRGLITDEERYERVISIWSAAKDKIQGRLMESLDKRNPIFMMSDSGARGNASNFTQLAGMRGLMANPAGRIIELPIKSSFREGLTVLEYFISTHGARKGLADTALKTADSGYLTRRLVDVAQDVIIREDDCGTDRGTLIRALKDGTEVIVKLEDRLIGRYARKTVKHPETGEVLVRENEMITEDIANAIVKAGIEEVWIRSAFTCNTRHGVCKKCYGRNLATGAEVEVGEAVGIIAAQSIGEPGTQLTMRTFHTGGVAGDDITQGLPRVQELFEARNPKGQAVISEIDGVVVAINETRDRQREIVIQGEVETRTYTAPYSARLKVQEGQKVERGQELTEGSIDPKELLRVKDMNAVQEYLLREVQKVYRMQGVEISDKHIEVMVRQMLRKVRVIDAGDTDLLPGTLLDIHQFTDANTKVLMEGKRPATARPVLLGITKASLETDSFLSAASFQETTRVLTDAAIKGKRDELLGLKENVIIGKLVPAGTGMARYRKVKPIIKTAKDEDAVTTK; translated from the coding sequence TTGTTAGATGTGAATAAGTTTGAATATATGAAGATCGGACTCGCTTCACCCGAGAAAATTCGTTCTTGGTCGTATGGTGAAGTTAAAAAACCAGAAACGATTAACTATCGAACATTAAAACCAGAAAAAGATGGACTGTTTTGCGAACGCATTTTTGGTCCGACGAAAGACTGGGAATGTCATTGTGGAAAATATAAGCGCGTTCGTTATAAAGGTGTCGTTTGTGACCGATGCGGTGTCGAAGTCACACGTGCAAAAGTTCGCCGTGAGCGCATGGGTCATATTGAACTAGCAGCCCCTGTTTCACATATTTGGTACTTTAAAGGAATTCCTAGCCGCATGGGACTTGTCTTAGACATGTCCCCTCGCGCGCTAGAGGAAGTCATTTACTTTGCATCTTACGTTGTGACGGATCCAGGCGATACTCCGTTAGAAAAGAAGCAATTGCTTTCTGAAAAAGAATATCGCGCGTATCGCGAGAAGTACGGAAATTCGTTTCAAGCTTCAATGGGTGCGGAAGCGATTAAAAAATTGTTACAAGACATCGATCTTGAAAAAGAGGTAGAAACGTTAAAAGAGGAATTGAAGACAGCACAAGGACAACGTCGTGCTCGTACGATCAAACGTCTTGAAGTGCTTGAAGCGTTCCGTAACTCTGGTAACGATCCTTCCTGGATGATTTTAGATGTACTACCGGTTATTCCGCCTGAGTTGCGCCCGATGGTACAGTTAGACGGTGGTCGTTTTGCGACATCGGACTTGAACGATTTATATCGTCGTGTCATTAATCGAAACAACCGTTTAAAACGTCTATTAGATCTTGGGGCGCCGAACATTATCGTTCAAAACGAGAAACGGATGCTTCAAGAGGCGGTTGATGCGTTAATTGATAACGGTCGCCGTGGCCGTCCGGTTACAGGCCCAGGAAACCGTCCGTTGAAGTCGCTTTCCCATATGTTAAAAGGAAAGCAAGGTCGTTTTCGTCAAAACTTGCTCGGTAAGCGCGTTGACTACTCTGGTCGTTCCGTTATCGTTGTCGGTCCGAACTTGAAAATGTATCAATGCGGATTACCGAAAGAAATGGCGCTTGAGTTGTTTAAACCGTTCGTTATGAAAGAATTAGTAGAGCGTGGCTTAGCACATAACATTAAAAGTGCGAAGCGAAAAATTGAGCGCGTCCACCCAGAAGTTTGGGATGTTTTAGAATCTGTCATCAAAGAGCATCCGGTGTTATTAAACCGCGCACCGACCCTTCACCGTCTCGGTATTCAAGCTTTCGAACCGACGCTTGTAGAAGGGCGTGCGATTCGATTACATCCACTTGTATGTACGGCATACAACGCCGACTTCGACGGTGACCAAATGGCTGTGCACGTACCACTTTCAGCAGAAGCACAGGCGGAAGCACGTCTACTTATGCTTGCGGCACAAAACATTTTGAACCCGAAAGACGGAAAGCCAGTCGTTACGCCTTCACAAGACATGGTTTTAGGAAACTACTACTTAACGATGGAACGAGAAGGTGCAATTGGAGAAGGAATGGTCTTTAAAGATACGGACGAAGCGCTGTTAGCTTACCATAATGGCTATGTTCATTTGCATACACGCATCGCCGTTCATGCCGGTTCGTTGAAAAACGAAACGTTTACAGAAGAGCAAAATAATAAGTTGCTGATCACGACAGTTGGAAAGTTAATCTTCAATGAGATTTTGCCGAAGTCATTCCCATATATTAATGAGCCGACGCAAGAGAACATTGAAGAACGAACGCCGGATAAGTATTTCTTAGATAAAGGTGTGAACGTGAAAGAAGAAATCCGTAAGCTCGAACTCGTTCCACCATTTAAGAAAAAAATTCTTGGTAACATCATCGCGGAAGTGTTTAAACGTTTCAAAATTACAGAAACATCTAAAATGCTTGACCGCATGAAAGATCTTGGCTTTAAGTACTCAACAAAAGCCGGTATTACAATTGGTGTCGCGGACATTGTTGTCTTGCCTGAAAAACAAGAAATTTTAGAAGAAGCACAAGCAAAAGTTGACACGGTATTAAAACAATTTAGACGCGGTTTAATTACTGATGAAGAACGTTATGAGCGTGTTATTTCGATTTGGAGTGCGGCGAAAGATAAAATTCAAGGTCGCTTAATGGAATCGCTTGATAAACGAAATCCAATTTTCATGATGAGTGACTCTGGAGCCCGTGGTAACGCATCGAACTTTACGCAACTTGCTGGTATGCGTGGATTAATGGCAAACCCAGCTGGACGTATTATCGAGCTTCCGATTAAATCTTCATTCCGCGAAGGTTTAACGGTACTTGAGTACTTCATTTCAACACACGGTGCGCGTAAAGGTCTTGCGGACACAGCGTTAAAAACAGCGGACTCTGGTTATTTAACACGTCGTCTCGTTGACGTTGCACAAGACGTCATTATTCGCGAAGACGACTGCGGCACAGATCGTGGTACGTTAATTCGTGCATTAAAAGATGGTACGGAAGTGATCGTGAAGCTTGAAGATCGTCTCATTGGACGTTATGCACGAAAAACGGTAAAACATCCAGAAACAGGCGAAGTGCTTGTGCGTGAAAACGAAATGATCACAGAAGACATCGCAAACGCCATTGTCAAAGCGGGTATTGAAGAAGTGTGGATTCGTTCTGCATTTACATGTAATACGCGACACGGTGTATGTAAAAAATGTTACGGACGCAACTTGGCAACAGGTGCGGAAGTTGAAGTTGGTGAAGCGGTCGGTATTATCGCAGCCCAATCGATCGGTGAACCAGGTACACAGCTCACGATGCGTACGTTCCATACTGGTGGGGTAGCAGGAGACGATATTACGCAAGGTTTACCGCGTGTACAAGAGTTGTTTGAAGCGCGTAATCCAAAAGGTCAAGCCGTCATTTCAGAAATTGATGGTGTTGTTGTGGCGATTAACGAAACGCGTGACCGTCAACGTGAAATTGTTATTCAAGGCGAAGTCGAGACACGTACGTATACAGCTCCTTACAGCGCTCGCTTGAAAGTGCAAGAAGGACAGAAAGTTGAGCGTGGTCAAGAACTAACAGAAGGCTCAATTGACCCGAAAGAGTTGTTGAGAGTCAAAGACATGAATGCTGTACAAGAATACTTGTTGCGTGAAGTACAAAAAGTATACCGCATGCAAGGGGTAGAAATTAGCGATAAACATATTGAAGTCATGGTTCGCCAAATGCTTCGTAAAGTTCGCGTCATCGATGCAGGCGATACAGACTTGTTGCCAGGTACACTACTTGACATCCATCAATTTACGGATGCGAATACAAAAGTATTGATGGAGGGTAAACGTCCGGCGACAGCTCGTCCGGTGCTACTCGGAATTACGAAAGCATCGCTTGAAACAGATTCGTTCTTGTCTGCAGCTTCATTCCAAGAGACGACACGTGTCTTAACGGATGCAGCAATTAAAGGAAAACGTGACGAATTACTTGGATTAAAAGAAAACGTCATTATCGGTAAACTTGTTCCGGCGGGAACAGGTATGGCTCGTTACCGCAAAGTAAAGCCGATAATTAAAACAGCAAAAGACGAAGACGCTGTTACAACGAAATAA
- a CDS encoding 50S ribosomal protein L7ae-like protein: MSYEKVAQAKQIIVGTKQTVRALKDGKVHEIVIAEDADVAIIDKVLEAAREANVPVCKVDSMKKLGKACKIDVGAAAVAIIR, encoded by the coding sequence ATGTCTTATGAAAAAGTCGCACAGGCGAAACAGATTATTGTAGGAACGAAACAAACAGTACGAGCTCTGAAAGATGGAAAGGTACATGAGATCGTGATTGCTGAAGATGCGGATGTAGCAATTATCGATAAAGTGCTAGAAGCAGCAAGAGAGGCAAATGTACCTGTTTGTAAAGTGGACTCGATGAAAAAGCTCGGGAAAGCATGTAAAATCGATGTAGGAGCGGCTGCTGTTGCGATCATTCGTTAA